In Xylanibacter ruminicola 23, a single genomic region encodes these proteins:
- a CDS encoding glycosyl hydrolase 115 family protein has protein sequence MNKRLILLKTLAFLVCVTAVSQLKAASQFVSFLPEADAWQLKNLTVGLSQKEHSCVQLAAKNLLVDFEKVTGRKASLSEGAAEVLVGTVGCNPQIDQWVKQGVLPGLKGKTEKYIIKTIGSQLVIAGSDKRGTVYGIYELSKQIGVSPWYYWADVPVEQHAAIYINKGEYTDGEPAVRYRGLFLNDEAPCLTTWVKNTFDTNYGGHQFYEKVFELILRLKGNYLWPAMWGWAFYADDPENLKTADRMGVMMGTSHHEPMARNHQEYARHRKEWGAWNYSTNKDNLDRFFREGIERMKNTDDIVTIGMRGDGDEAMGNGTDTRLLEEIINNQRRIIKEVTKRPAKETPQIWALYKEVQDYYDAGLRVPDDVTILLCDDNWGNVRRIPTAEEKKRKGGWGLYYHVDYVGAPRNSKWINVTPIQNMWEQLQLAYNGGIQKLWILNVGDLKPMEYPIQLFMDMAWDPAKYQVDNLLDHTRDFCAESFGVPHADEAASILNLVCKYNGRITSEMLDARTYTCDEFERVVNEYKALETRALRLFLELKPECQDAYRQLVLFPVQAMGNIYEMYYAQAMNLQLAKNHDPEANEWADRCRQAFKRDSLLCNYYNKVMARGKWDGMMIQKHISYRTWNDNFRADVCPRLVEVPTPVSGPVFSPSDGYISIEAEHTYSREDAKNATWTVIPYMGRTLSGISLMPYTASTDQAKLTYQFKAADVKTVKVHVVTKSTLDFLDKGGLIYDLAIDGKQPVAVNFNKDLNEKPENIYTVYYPTIAKRVVEMVVELPVDANEKVHTLTLHPQDPGIVFEKIVIDLGGYQSQYLFGKESQKAYNLQ, from the coding sequence ATGAATAAAAGACTGATTTTGTTGAAGACATTGGCATTTTTGGTGTGCGTAACAGCTGTCTCTCAGTTGAAGGCGGCCAGCCAATTTGTGTCGTTCCTGCCAGAGGCTGATGCCTGGCAGTTGAAGAACCTGACTGTTGGCTTGAGTCAGAAAGAGCATAGTTGTGTGCAGCTGGCAGCCAAAAATCTCTTGGTGGATTTTGAGAAAGTAACGGGGCGGAAAGCATCGCTCTCGGAGGGTGCCGCCGAGGTGCTGGTTGGTACGGTGGGGTGTAACCCGCAGATTGACCAATGGGTGAAGCAGGGTGTGCTGCCTGGTTTGAAGGGTAAGACCGAGAAATATATCATTAAGACCATCGGCAGTCAGCTGGTGATTGCCGGTAGTGATAAGCGTGGTACGGTATATGGAATCTATGAGCTGTCGAAGCAGATCGGTGTGTCGCCATGGTATTATTGGGCCGACGTACCTGTAGAGCAGCATGCTGCTATATATATTAATAAAGGTGAGTATACCGACGGCGAGCCTGCTGTTCGCTATCGTGGCTTATTCCTGAATGATGAGGCGCCTTGCTTGACTACATGGGTAAAGAATACTTTTGATACCAATTATGGTGGTCATCAGTTCTACGAAAAGGTGTTTGAGCTGATTCTGCGTCTGAAAGGTAACTACCTGTGGCCAGCCATGTGGGGATGGGCTTTCTATGCCGATGATCCTGAGAACCTGAAGACAGCCGATAGGATGGGTGTGATGATGGGTACGTCGCATCACGAGCCTATGGCACGTAACCACCAGGAGTATGCTCGCCATCGTAAAGAGTGGGGTGCTTGGAACTATTCTACGAATAAAGATAATCTGGATCGCTTCTTCCGTGAGGGTATCGAGCGTATGAAGAATACCGACGACATTGTGACCATTGGTATGCGTGGCGATGGTGATGAGGCTATGGGAAACGGTACTGATACGCGTTTGCTCGAGGAGATTATCAATAACCAGCGTCGTATTATTAAAGAGGTGACCAAGCGTCCGGCTAAGGAAACACCTCAGATCTGGGCCTTATATAAAGAGGTACAGGATTATTATGATGCCGGTTTGCGTGTGCCCGATGATGTAACCATTCTGCTTTGTGACGATAACTGGGGTAACGTGCGCCGTATTCCTACTGCTGAAGAAAAGAAACGTAAAGGCGGATGGGGATTGTACTACCATGTAGATTATGTGGGTGCGCCCCGTAACTCGAAGTGGATTAATGTAACGCCCATTCAGAATATGTGGGAGCAGTTGCAGTTGGCCTACAATGGTGGCATCCAGAAACTGTGGATACTGAATGTAGGTGATCTGAAGCCAATGGAGTATCCTATCCAACTGTTTATGGATATGGCTTGGGATCCTGCTAAGTATCAGGTTGACAATCTGTTGGATCACACCCGTGATTTCTGTGCCGAGAGTTTTGGTGTGCCGCATGCAGATGAGGCTGCATCAATCCTGAACCTGGTTTGCAAGTACAACGGACGTATCACCTCGGAGATGTTGGATGCACGTACCTATACCTGTGACGAGTTTGAACGTGTGGTAAACGAGTACAAGGCCTTGGAAACCCGTGCGTTGCGTTTGTTCTTAGAGTTGAAACCTGAGTGCCAGGATGCTTATCGCCAGCTTGTGCTCTTCCCTGTACAGGCCATGGGTAATATCTATGAGATGTATTATGCACAGGCCATGAACCTGCAGCTGGCTAAGAATCATGATCCAGAAGCCAACGAGTGGGCCGACCGCTGTCGTCAGGCTTTTAAACGCGATTCGTTGCTGTGTAACTATTATAATAAGGTGATGGCCCGCGGTAAGTGGGATGGCATGATGATCCAGAAACATATCAGCTATCGCACATGGAACGATAACTTCCGTGCCGATGTTTGCCCACGTCTGGTTGAGGTGCCCACCCCTGTCAGCGGACCGGTATTCTCGCCCAGCGATGGTTATATCAGCATAGAGGCTGAGCATACCTATAGTCGTGAGGATGCTAAAAATGCTACTTGGACGGTGATTCCTTATATGGGGCGTACGTTGAGTGGCATCTCGCTGATGCCTTATACTGCTTCTACCGATCAGGCCAAACTGACTTATCAGTTCAAGGCTGCTGATGTAAAGACGGTAAAGGTGCATGTGGTGACAAAATCAACTCTCGACTTCCTGGATAAGGGTGGCTTGATTTACGACTTGGCTATCGATGGCAAGCAGCCCGTGGCTGTGAACTTTAATAAAGACCTGAACGAGAAGCCTGAGAATATTTACACGGTTTACTACCCAACGATTGCCAAGCGTGTGGTTGAGATGGTAGTGGAGTTGCCAGTTGATGCCAATGAGAAGGTACACACACTGACCCTCCATCCTCAGGATCCGGGCATCGTTTTCGAGAAGATTGTGATTGATCTGGGTGGTTATCAGTCGCAGTATCTGTTCGGTAAAGAGTCACAAAAAGCGTACAATTTACAATAA
- a CDS encoding ABC transporter substrate-binding protein, whose protein sequence is MKRLATAILALCCSLAIQAQDRQQILKVYNWGDYIGVGVIEKFEKWYQQVTGQPIKVSYVTYDYPEECFDMIKDQQTEVDVFCPPEYLAERMMKHKMLTPIDTSFVAQGIPNYLHGTSPFIDNMLQHIGEAQGITAKDYTVGYLWGNTGVLINTKFVKPEEVNSWAFLFDSKYRGKVIMKDSFSDIYNVFINYAFYDDIKSGVANRNLLAAYLTNRNIAIVEDLLESARPQMKSFDVEDDKRLMSAGKDWMSITWNGDARWAIDEAGDNTNLQYVVPIEGSDCWADCWVIPTTCKNIKAASLWINFLCRPDIALLCMEETGYSSAIGTPEILQAVTNDSLPAIDLSYFFGPEATAVHVDSVMYPTKDVISRCSYLRDSGDRQEVLREIWEKIKEKPVVDYWFYVIAGCVALFMIITTTLLLRQKKTTTIK, encoded by the coding sequence ATGAAACGGCTAGCAACCGCTATTCTTGCCTTGTGTTGCAGTCTGGCCATACAGGCACAGGACCGTCAACAGATACTGAAGGTATATAACTGGGGCGACTACATTGGTGTAGGCGTTATAGAGAAGTTTGAGAAATGGTACCAGCAGGTTACAGGCCAGCCTATCAAGGTAAGCTACGTAACCTACGACTACCCTGAAGAGTGTTTCGACATGATAAAGGACCAGCAGACAGAGGTGGATGTGTTCTGTCCACCCGAATATCTGGCCGAACGCATGATGAAGCACAAGATGCTCACCCCGATCGACACCAGTTTCGTGGCTCAAGGCATTCCTAACTACCTGCATGGCACCTCACCCTTCATCGACAACATGCTACAGCACATCGGCGAGGCACAGGGCATCACCGCCAAGGATTACACCGTAGGCTATCTATGGGGTAACACAGGCGTACTCATCAACACCAAGTTTGTTAAACCCGAAGAGGTAAACAGTTGGGCATTCCTGTTCGACTCGAAATATCGCGGCAAGGTGATTATGAAAGACTCGTTCAGCGATATCTATAACGTGTTTATCAACTACGCATTCTACGATGACATCAAGTCGGGCGTAGCCAACCGCAACCTGTTGGCCGCCTACCTCACCAACCGCAACATCGCTATTGTCGAGGACTTGCTGGAGTCGGCCCGTCCACAGATGAAGAGTTTTGATGTAGAGGACGACAAGCGCCTGATGTCAGCCGGCAAGGACTGGATGAGTATAACCTGGAACGGCGACGCCAGATGGGCTATCGACGAGGCAGGCGACAACACCAACCTGCAGTATGTTGTACCCATCGAGGGTAGCGACTGCTGGGCCGACTGCTGGGTGATTCCCACCACCTGTAAGAATATCAAGGCCGCCAGCCTCTGGATAAACTTCCTGTGCCGCCCTGATATAGCCCTGTTGTGTATGGAAGAAACAGGCTACAGTTCGGCCATCGGCACACCCGAGATACTGCAAGCTGTTACCAACGACAGTCTTCCTGCCATCGATCTGAGTTATTTTTTTGGCCCTGAAGCAACCGCCGTTCATGTAGATAGCGTGATGTATCCCACCAAGGACGTCATCAGCCGTTGCAGCTATCTACGCGACAGTGGCGACCGCCAGGAAGTGCTTCGTGAGATTTGGGAGAAAATCAAGGAGAAACCTGTTGTTGATTACTGGTTCTACGTGATTGCAGGCTGTGTAGCCCTGTTTATGATTATCACCACTACACTTTTGTTACGTCAAAAAAAGACCACCACTATAAAGTGA
- a CDS encoding two-component regulator propeller domain-containing protein, with the protein MKVKYILTLATSLLSLSAFAQRGKFFTTDHQLSSSFVTQVYLDNEGFIWTTTRNGINRYDGYQFRVFKKENEHDSSLASNYVNSMMQDRNGLFYFGMYGALQTWDGTKFHNVTMYDKNGNAGHSYPNCFLERANGDVLVGTSGLGILKFKDQKTAYQEKGPLATIHTVNSMIEDRTGTLWIVTEHMGLISYNGKTVKRHMQNLPSVVFSCLCEGADGIIYAGSTNCGVFRMQGDTFVHIAETGTKAVSSLYCAHDGNIVIGYDGQGIALYNPRKPELIDNPFFSLEVNLPMSKVYSITEDKSGNLWFGLLQKGIFMQPISFKGFHYMGHKLGAHNILGTACVISVILDSKKRVWVGTDKDGLYCYDFYSQASKHLKDQYPSVIVSLAEDQKGRIWLGTYREGIGWVDPVTFQYHRVPFPMDPNLIVMDIAVGNDGYLWLGTMKHGIVKMDPNDGRVLAIYKMKAGADKNRKMNCITNDYVSQVQLSPDGKRLYVSTSMGLCCLDIPANSWTSTFGMNCLNYSTPVRITREYDGNLWYGTNEGLFRYDLRTHKTQQYTRADGLADNGIATIERDLQGRLWIGTDHGLSCFTPKSDIWQNYFVDDGLQSNEFSDGASFMSPDGILTMGGTAGISWFDSHHIAPSKWEAEVELTSFSINGQQVSRATHSGSYLVTDTTIIASNRFELSYSDNTFSIQFSTLTYENPEHISYLYSINGEPFNRLQPGENVLTLSHLPQGTYRFRVKAERNNVETPVREFTVVIHSPWYRSAWAYFFYAMVIGMFVWQYLVYRRHKEQDKLRLQAHIHAEEMGEAKLRFFMNMSHEIRTPMTLILTPLLSLIKNDNDPSRKAVYETIRRNAERILSLINQMMDLRKIDKGQMQMRMRETNLVSFAKDIYDLFDNQAKTKQIKFIYEHDSDKIPVWIDRQNFDKVLMNVLSNAFKYTPTGGEIGIRISHTDESATIAIYDNGEGIPEDKMNKIFDRFYQTPTTLNDRYVGTGIGLDLTRSLVELHHGTITVHNLEKGCEFVITIPMGNSHLNADEMITEAEAAEAAETITPELLLEEEPETELINPMSEMTPGNRKLTLVIAEDDEEIRNYLESELSKDYDIHACTNGREALGEVIRTKPDLVLSDIMMPEMDGNTLCTRIKTNPNTNSIPVVLLTAKNRDEDKLESLETGADAYIVKPFNMEILRRTIMNLINKHRLLRLKYERNDSLEEQIDEIELKSPDEKLLERIMECINKNLNNSDLSVDMIADTVGISRVHLHRKMKDLTGQTPHDFIRNIRLKKAAQLLANQGMNVTEVMYACGFANSASFSTVFKKFYGMSPRDYMKEHEER; encoded by the coding sequence ATGAAAGTTAAGTATATACTGACTCTAGCTACTTCACTTCTCTCGTTGAGTGCTTTCGCCCAAAGGGGAAAGTTCTTCACTACCGATCATCAATTATCAAGCAGCTTTGTAACACAAGTATATCTTGATAACGAGGGATTCATCTGGACAACCACCCGTAACGGTATCAATCGCTACGATGGTTATCAGTTCCGCGTATTCAAGAAAGAGAACGAGCACGACAGTTCACTGGCCAGCAACTATGTGAACAGCATGATGCAAGATCGCAATGGTTTATTTTATTTTGGTATGTATGGCGCCCTGCAGACGTGGGACGGCACCAAATTCCATAATGTCACCATGTACGACAAGAACGGCAACGCCGGTCACAGTTACCCCAACTGCTTCCTGGAGCGTGCCAATGGCGACGTACTGGTGGGAACCTCTGGTCTAGGTATCCTGAAGTTCAAGGATCAGAAGACAGCCTATCAGGAGAAGGGACCTTTGGCGACCATACACACCGTTAACAGTATGATTGAGGACCGTACAGGTACCCTGTGGATTGTTACAGAGCACATGGGCCTCATCTCATACAACGGCAAGACCGTCAAGCGCCATATGCAGAACCTGCCCAGCGTGGTGTTCTCATGCCTCTGCGAAGGTGCCGATGGCATCATCTATGCCGGTAGCACCAACTGCGGTGTATTCAGAATGCAGGGCGACACGTTCGTTCACATTGCCGAAACAGGTACTAAAGCCGTATCATCGCTCTATTGTGCCCACGATGGTAACATTGTGATTGGTTACGATGGTCAGGGTATAGCCCTCTATAATCCCCGCAAACCCGAACTGATTGATAACCCGTTCTTCTCACTCGAGGTTAACCTTCCTATGAGTAAGGTTTACTCTATTACCGAGGACAAGAGCGGCAACCTGTGGTTCGGATTATTGCAGAAGGGTATCTTTATGCAGCCCATCAGCTTTAAGGGCTTCCACTACATGGGACATAAACTTGGTGCCCATAATATATTAGGTACAGCCTGCGTCATCAGCGTTATCTTGGACAGCAAGAAGCGTGTATGGGTGGGTACCGATAAGGACGGGCTTTACTGCTACGATTTCTACAGCCAGGCCTCTAAGCACCTTAAGGACCAGTATCCATCAGTCATCGTATCGCTGGCCGAAGACCAGAAGGGACGTATCTGGTTAGGTACATACCGCGAAGGTATCGGCTGGGTTGATCCTGTTACCTTCCAGTATCACCGCGTACCATTCCCCATGGATCCCAACCTGATTGTAATGGACATAGCCGTGGGCAACGATGGCTACCTGTGGTTGGGTACCATGAAACATGGCATTGTGAAGATGGACCCCAACGACGGACGTGTGCTGGCCATTTACAAAATGAAGGCAGGCGCTGATAAGAACAGGAAGATGAACTGCATTACCAACGATTATGTATCGCAGGTTCAACTGTCGCCCGATGGCAAACGTTTGTATGTATCCACCAGTATGGGGTTATGCTGTCTCGACATCCCTGCCAACAGCTGGACAAGCACCTTTGGTATGAACTGTCTGAACTACAGCACCCCTGTAAGAATTACCCGCGAATACGACGGTAACCTGTGGTATGGTACCAACGAGGGCTTGTTCCGCTACGATCTGCGTACCCACAAAACCCAGCAATATACCCGTGCTGATGGTTTGGCCGATAACGGTATTGCCACCATCGAACGCGACCTGCAAGGCCGTCTTTGGATAGGTACCGACCACGGACTGAGCTGTTTCACACCTAAATCCGATATCTGGCAGAACTATTTTGTGGATGATGGTCTGCAGAGTAACGAGTTCAGCGATGGTGCCTCATTCATGTCGCCCGATGGTATCCTCACCATGGGTGGCACAGCAGGTATCTCGTGGTTCGACTCTCACCATATTGCTCCTAGCAAGTGGGAGGCTGAGGTTGAGCTCACCTCCTTCTCTATCAATGGTCAGCAGGTAAGTCGTGCCACCCATTCAGGCAGTTATCTGGTTACCGATACTACCATCATTGCCAGCAACCGTTTCGAACTCAGCTATAGCGATAACACGTTCTCAATCCAGTTCTCGACCCTTACCTACGAGAACCCTGAACACATATCTTATTTATATAGTATTAATGGCGAGCCATTCAACCGCTTGCAGCCAGGCGAGAACGTGCTTACCCTGTCGCACCTGCCACAAGGCACCTACCGATTCAGGGTTAAGGCCGAGCGCAATAACGTAGAAACACCCGTAAGAGAGTTCACGGTGGTTATCCACAGTCCGTGGTACCGCTCGGCTTGGGCTTATTTCTTCTACGCTATGGTTATCGGTATGTTTGTATGGCAGTATTTGGTTTACCGTCGCCATAAGGAGCAGGATAAGCTGCGCCTCCAGGCCCATATCCATGCCGAAGAGATGGGCGAGGCCAAGTTGCGTTTCTTCATGAACATGAGTCACGAGATCCGCACCCCAATGACGCTGATTCTCACACCGTTGCTCTCGCTTATCAAGAACGACAACGATCCCAGCCGCAAAGCAGTTTACGAAACCATCCGTCGTAATGCCGAGCGTATTCTCAGTCTGATTAACCAGATGATGGACCTGCGAAAGATCGACAAGGGTCAGATGCAGATGCGAATGCGTGAGACCAACCTGGTAAGCTTTGCCAAGGATATCTACGACCTGTTTGATAATCAGGCCAAGACCAAGCAGATTAAGTTTATCTACGAACACGATAGCGATAAGATTCCTGTATGGATAGATCGCCAGAACTTCGATAAGGTACTTATGAATGTACTCTCGAATGCTTTCAAGTACACCCCAACCGGTGGCGAGATAGGCATTCGCATCAGTCATACTGACGAATCGGCCACAATCGCCATCTACGACAATGGCGAAGGCATCCCCGAGGATAAGATGAACAAGATCTTCGACCGCTTCTATCAGACGCCCACCACGCTCAACGACCGTTATGTGGGCACTGGCATCGGTCTCGACCTTACCCGTTCGCTGGTTGAGCTGCACCATGGTACCATTACCGTTCACAACCTGGAGAAGGGCTGTGAGTTTGTGATTACCATCCCTATGGGCAACAGCCATCTGAATGCTGACGAGATGATTACCGAAGCCGAAGCAGCCGAGGCCGCCGAGACCATCACCCCCGAACTGCTGTTGGAAGAGGAGCCCGAGACAGAGCTGATTAACCCGATGAGCGAGATGACACCTGGCAACCGCAAGCTCACTCTGGTGATTGCCGAAGATGATGAGGAGATTCGCAACTACCTTGAGAGCGAGCTCTCGAAGGATTACGATATACATGCCTGCACCAATGGTCGCGAGGCACTTGGCGAGGTAATCCGCACCAAGCCCGACCTGGTACTGAGTGATATCATGATGCCCGAGATGGATGGTAACACCCTGTGTACCCGCATCAAAACCAATCCTAACACCAATTCTATCCCAGTAGTACTGCTCACCGCCAAGAACCGCGACGAGGACAAACTGGAGAGTCTGGAGACTGGTGCCGATGCCTACATCGTTAAACCATTCAACATGGAGATTCTGCGCCGCACCATCATGAACCTCATTAACAAGCACCGTCTGCTGCGCCTGAAGTACGAGCGTAACGACAGCCTGGAGGAACAGATTGACGAGATTGAACTCAAGTCGCCCGACGAGAAGCTGCTGGAGCGCATCATGGAGTGCATCAACAAGAACCTGAACAACTCCGACCTGAGTGTAGATATGATTGCCGATACTGTTGGTATCAGCCGTGTACACCTGCATCGCAAGATGAAGGACCTTACCGGCCAGACACCTCACGACTTTATCCGCAATATCCGCCTGAAGAAGGCCGCCCAGCTGCTGGCCAACCAAGGCATGAACGTTACCGAGGTGATGTATGCATGTGGATTTGCAAACTCAGCCTCGTTCTCTACCGTATTCAAGAAATTCTACGGTATGTCGCCACGCGACTATATGAAGGAGCACGAAGAGCGCTAA
- a CDS encoding SusC/RagA family TonB-linked outer membrane protein: protein MKQLTSLLKRAVPSLLLLFCSAFAQAQVGSVSIKGSVVDNAGEPLIGASVVLKGNTGQGTVTDFDGNFQLKVPSESSVIVISYVGMNTQELKVGKQRTFKVTLTDNTKLTEVVVVGYGQQKKASVVGAITQTTGEVLERAGGVSNIGAALTGNLPGVVTMQSTGMPGDEDPKIVIRGISSWNSSDPLVLVDGIERSLGSIDIASVQSISVLKDASATAVYGVKGANGVILVTTKRGNDGKAKIEIGMQATAKVVSQLPGKLHSADALAVRNQAIEHELGLTPSSWGKITPEGILNKYRNPIDQAERERYPDVDWQDELFKKMAFSYNPNVNISGGTKAVKYFASVDFLHEGDLYREFDNNRGYNAGYGFNRINVRSNLDFQITKTTVLKSNLFGSHGQKKGLYGIDTGSWYESQLWQAAYSTPTDAFMPRYSDGTWGYYPDDTQGAHNSMQDIATGHGSATNTTTRVNTDFILEQDLSFITPGLRASATVSWDNVFVEVNRGINDMNHSTQTKWIDPETGQEKYSQPQDSKTNFDYHEGILWSTNGGSIQNWNTQRNLFYQGQLFWGRQFGQHDVTAMGVFNRTERTSGGNFTNYREDWAFRTTYNYGGRYFFEYNGAYNGSEKFSSANRFAFFNSGAVGYLISEEKFFQPLKKYIGMLKFRYSYGEVGDDYINSRWLYATQWAYGGNIQQGLQTETSPYTWYKESSVGNPDVHWEKAIKQNLGIDYSLLDGLFAGSIEIFHEKRSDILIAGANRSIPSYYGATPATANLGRVRTKGYELELRVNKVLHNGMRFWGNFNMTHAENKILEYDDAPGLPDYQKQTGFAIGQDHANLTSGYANTWDQVIGMTDFNTNDDQKLPGSYIIHDYNGDGVIDSNDSAPYSLTGTPQNTYSASIGWEWKGFSVYMQFYGVRNVVRYVAFNSLPGGKLDTVYDEGSYWTVDNMDADAPMPRWGSKPDYYEGTRFHYDGSFIRLKNAEIAYTFTQPWVKKMGAQSLKVFLNGNNLWVWSRMPDDRESNFAGTGLASQGAYPTVKRFNLGLKINL, encoded by the coding sequence ATGAAACAGCTAACAAGTCTTTTGAAACGTGCTGTTCCTTCTTTGCTTCTACTTTTCTGCTCTGCTTTCGCGCAGGCGCAGGTAGGCAGTGTTAGCATTAAGGGATCGGTCGTTGACAATGCGGGTGAGCCTCTGATTGGCGCATCGGTTGTTTTGAAGGGAAACACTGGTCAGGGTACGGTAACGGACTTTGACGGTAATTTCCAGTTGAAGGTTCCTTCTGAGAGTTCAGTTATTGTGATCTCTTATGTGGGAATGAACACTCAGGAACTGAAGGTGGGCAAGCAGCGCACTTTCAAGGTGACACTGACCGACAACACCAAGTTGACGGAAGTGGTAGTAGTTGGTTACGGCCAGCAGAAGAAAGCCTCGGTGGTAGGTGCTATTACCCAGACCACAGGTGAGGTGCTGGAGCGTGCCGGCGGTGTGAGCAACATTGGTGCTGCCCTGACAGGTAATCTGCCTGGTGTAGTAACCATGCAGTCTACTGGTATGCCAGGTGATGAGGATCCAAAGATTGTGATCCGTGGTATTTCTTCTTGGAACTCAAGCGATCCTCTTGTATTGGTGGATGGTATTGAGCGTTCACTCGGAAGTATCGACATCGCCTCTGTACAGAGCATTTCTGTACTGAAGGATGCCTCTGCTACAGCCGTGTATGGTGTGAAGGGTGCCAATGGTGTTATTCTGGTTACTACCAAACGTGGTAATGATGGTAAGGCCAAGATCGAAATCGGTATGCAGGCTACTGCCAAGGTGGTTTCACAACTGCCTGGAAAGCTGCACTCAGCCGATGCACTGGCCGTTCGTAACCAGGCTATCGAGCATGAGTTAGGTCTCACTCCTTCTTCATGGGGTAAGATTACACCAGAGGGAATCCTGAATAAGTATCGTAACCCTATCGATCAGGCAGAGCGCGAGCGCTATCCTGATGTGGATTGGCAGGACGAGCTCTTCAAAAAGATGGCTTTCTCTTACAATCCTAATGTTAACATCTCGGGTGGCACCAAGGCCGTAAAGTACTTTGCTTCGGTTGACTTCCTGCACGAGGGTGACTTGTATAGGGAGTTTGATAATAACCGTGGTTATAATGCCGGTTATGGTTTCAACCGTATCAACGTACGTTCAAACCTGGACTTCCAGATTACTAAGACAACAGTCTTGAAGTCGAACCTGTTCGGTAGTCATGGTCAGAAGAAGGGTCTGTATGGTATCGACACCGGTTCATGGTATGAGAGTCAGTTGTGGCAGGCTGCCTACAGCACACCAACAGATGCTTTCATGCCTCGTTACAGTGACGGTACATGGGGTTACTATCCCGACGACACTCAGGGTGCTCATAACTCTATGCAGGATATTGCAACTGGTCATGGTTCGGCCACCAATACTACTACGCGCGTAAATACCGACTTTATCCTGGAGCAGGATCTGTCGTTCATCACACCAGGACTCCGTGCTTCGGCTACGGTATCTTGGGATAACGTGTTTGTTGAGGTGAACCGTGGTATCAACGATATGAACCACTCTACACAGACCAAGTGGATTGATCCTGAGACTGGTCAGGAGAAGTATTCTCAGCCTCAGGACAGTAAGACCAACTTCGACTACCACGAGGGTATCCTCTGGAGTACTAATGGTGGTTCTATTCAGAACTGGAACACACAGCGTAACCTGTTCTATCAGGGACAGTTGTTCTGGGGCCGTCAGTTCGGTCAGCACGATGTAACTGCCATGGGTGTATTCAACCGTACAGAGCGCACATCGGGTGGTAACTTCACTAACTATCGTGAGGACTGGGCCTTCCGTACCACTTATAATTATGGTGGCAGATATTTCTTTGAGTACAATGGTGCTTACAACGGATCAGAGAAGTTCTCAAGTGCCAACCGCTTTGCTTTCTTCAACTCAGGTGCCGTAGGTTATCTGATTAGTGAGGAGAAGTTCTTCCAGCCTTTGAAGAAGTATATCGGCATGCTGAAGTTCCGTTACTCTTATGGTGAGGTTGGTGATGACTATATCAACAGTCGTTGGCTCTATGCTACACAGTGGGCATATGGTGGTAACATTCAGCAGGGCCTGCAGACTGAGACCAGTCCTTACACATGGTATAAAGAGTCTTCTGTAGGTAACCCCGATGTACACTGGGAGAAGGCTATCAAGCAGAACTTAGGTATCGACTACTCTCTGTTGGATGGTTTGTTCGCCGGATCGATTGAAATCTTCCACGAGAAGCGTTCCGACATTCTGATTGCTGGTGCTAACCGTTCTATTCCTTCTTATTATGGTGCTACACCTGCCACTGCTAACCTGGGTCGTGTTCGTACCAAGGGTTATGAGTTGGAACTCCGTGTAAACAAGGTGCTTCATAATGGCATGCGTTTCTGGGGTAACTTCAACATGACTCATGCTGAGAATAAGATTCTGGAGTATGATGATGCTCCTGGACTGCCCGATTATCAGAAGCAGACCGGCTTTGCCATTGGTCAGGATCATGCAAACCTGACATCTGGCTATGCTAACACTTGGGACCAGGTTATTGGTATGACCGATTTCAATACCAATGATGATCAGAAACTGCCCGGATCGTACATCATCCACGACTACAATGGTGATGGTGTGATTGATTCAAACGATTCAGCTCCATATAGTCTGACTGGCACACCACAGAACACCTATAGTGCTTCTATCGGTTGGGAGTGGAAGGGCTTCAGCGTTTATATGCAGTTCTATGGCGTACGTAATGTGGTTCGTTATGTAGCCTTCAACTCTCTGCCTGGTGGAAAACTCGATACCGTATATGATGAGGGTAGCTACTGGACCGTGGATAACATGGATGCCGACGCACCTATGCCACGTTGGGGTTCTAAGCCCGACTATTACGAGGGCACACGTTTCCACTATGATGGTTCATTCATCCGTCTGAAGAATGCTGAGATTGCCTATACATTCACTCAGCCTTGGGTTAAGAAGATGGGTGCACAGAGTCTGAAGGTATTCCTGAATGGTAACAACCTCTGGGTATGGAGCCGTATGCCAGACGACCGTGAGTCGAACTTCGCTGGAACTGGTCTCGCTTCACAGGGAGCCTATCCTACTGTTAAGCGTTTTAACTTAGGTCTTAAGATCAACCTATAA